A single Natranaerobius thermophilus JW/NM-WN-LF DNA region contains:
- the gpr gene encoding GPR endopeptidase — MSHDKKDMNSNKEGLNSSIRTDLAIEAMEMVSPETEKDIPGVESETFQEDGITVNHLSITSPQGQQAMNKAMGNYVNIEAPGLREKNTDLQEEVSQIVARELQNIAQFNDSTELMVVGLGNWNVTPDSIGPKVVEDLVITRHLKQLVPEQLGEGFRSISGVAPGVMGLTGVETGEIIKGIVEEAKPNMILAIDALAARNLSRLNTTVQIADNGIHPGSGVGNDRMGINKETMGVPVVAMGVPTVVDATTLVGDTLQMVNNQGQQGQNAQQGQQPTQTQSQGMPGPGNPAQGSPGGNQQVDRNLVNQALQPYSGEGRTLMITPKEVDQFVDDISEVLAGGINVAVHPRVAQENPGKYLQ; from the coding sequence ATGAGCCATGATAAGAAAGATATGAATTCTAATAAGGAAGGTTTAAATTCAAGTATCCGAACAGACTTGGCAATTGAAGCTATGGAAATGGTATCTCCTGAAACTGAGAAAGATATTCCAGGAGTAGAAAGTGAAACTTTTCAAGAGGATGGAATAACAGTTAACCATCTCAGTATCACGTCACCACAAGGTCAGCAAGCTATGAATAAAGCCATGGGGAATTATGTTAATATTGAAGCTCCGGGCCTGCGGGAAAAAAATACAGATCTACAAGAAGAGGTTAGCCAGATTGTAGCGAGAGAATTACAAAATATTGCCCAATTTAATGATAGTACTGAATTGATGGTAGTAGGATTGGGGAATTGGAATGTAACTCCCGATTCTATTGGCCCTAAAGTAGTTGAAGATCTAGTTATCACAAGACATTTAAAACAATTAGTACCAGAACAATTAGGTGAAGGTTTTCGATCTATATCAGGGGTTGCACCTGGAGTCATGGGTTTAACTGGAGTAGAAACAGGTGAAATAATCAAAGGAATTGTAGAAGAAGCTAAACCTAATATGATATTGGCCATTGATGCTTTAGCAGCTCGAAACCTTAGTAGATTAAACACAACAGTTCAAATTGCTGATAACGGCATTCACCCTGGGTCCGGGGTAGGTAACGATCGAATGGGAATAAATAAAGAGACTATGGGGGTTCCAGTTGTTGCTATGGGAGTACCCACTGTAGTTGATGCAACTACCTTGGTAGGTGATACTTTACAAATGGTTAACAATCAAGGTCAGCAAGGTCAAAATGCTCAACAAGGACAGCAACCAACCCAAACTCAATCACAAGGTATGCCAGGACCAGGCAATCCAGCTCAAGGATCTCCTGGCGGCAATCAACAAGTTGATCGTAATTTAGTCAATCAAGCACTTCAACCTTATAGTGGTGAAGGACGAACCTTGATGATTACTCCTAAGGAAGTAGATCAGTTTGTAGATGATATTTCTGAAGTTTTGGCTGGTGGAATAAATGTGGCAGTTCATCCTCGGGTTGCCCAGGAAAATCCCGGAAAGTATTTACAATAA
- the rpsT gene encoding 30S ribosomal protein S20: MPNIKSAKKRVRVTRKKTLRNKHVKTMVKTAIKKFELALQNEDVETAREELKNATKTIDKAVSKGVIHKNNAARKKSRLTAKFNNIAS, translated from the coding sequence TTGCCTAATATCAAATCTGCTAAGAAAAGAGTAAGAGTTACTCGTAAAAAGACTTTACGCAACAAGCATGTGAAAACAATGGTTAAAACAGCCATTAAAAAATTTGAACTAGCTTTACAAAACGAAGATGTTGAAACTGCCCGAGAAGAACTAAAAAACGCTACTAAAACCATTGATAAAGCCGTAAGCAAAGGAGTTATCCATAAAAATAATGCGGCTAGGAAAAAATCCAGGCTTACAGCTAAGTTTAATAACATAGCTAGTTAA
- the holA gene encoding DNA polymerase III subunit delta has protein sequence MSGNKIPQLTEEQLKSVYLITGESYFQKQFGQKIKDLLLKTDFDLSSYEKLDGKEYNLADVVQKAESLPFFSDRRLVMVSNAPYFSEQLSEKEKQIFSDYLDNPAPTTVLVFFADKVDKRQKLVKNLKKRGMLYEFSQLKPWEIDKWIREWVNMRGKDIQRNAVSLLVQRIGNELPLLEQELEKLDLYTAGIKKIEENHVRQVVPESLETNVFKLVDKIGEKQSGIALALVRKLTLNEPPVKILFLIARQFRLLIKIKAYLDDGLAVSEASKKLGIPPFIGKKVAAQSKNFSYQELQDAVKEVQRIDYAIKTGQLEGTFALERLIMSFVDKIEA, from the coding sequence ATGTCAGGAAATAAAATACCCCAGTTAACTGAAGAGCAATTAAAATCTGTTTATTTAATTACAGGAGAATCATATTTTCAAAAACAATTTGGACAAAAAATAAAAGATTTATTGTTAAAAACCGATTTTGACCTTAGCAGTTATGAAAAATTAGATGGTAAAGAATATAATTTGGCTGATGTAGTTCAAAAAGCTGAATCTTTACCATTTTTTAGTGATAGGCGTTTAGTCATGGTGAGTAATGCTCCTTATTTTAGTGAACAATTATCAGAAAAAGAGAAACAAATATTTTCAGATTATCTAGACAATCCTGCTCCAACTACTGTACTAGTATTTTTTGCTGATAAGGTAGATAAACGTCAAAAATTAGTAAAGAACCTCAAAAAAAGAGGTATGCTCTATGAATTTAGCCAATTAAAACCTTGGGAAATAGATAAGTGGATTAGGGAATGGGTTAATATGAGAGGAAAAGATATTCAAAGAAACGCCGTTTCTCTTTTAGTTCAGCGTATTGGCAATGAACTGCCTTTATTGGAACAGGAATTAGAAAAGCTAGATCTCTATACTGCTGGTATCAAAAAAATAGAAGAAAATCATGTGAGACAGGTAGTACCGGAATCTTTAGAGACGAATGTGTTTAAATTGGTCGATAAAATTGGGGAAAAACAATCAGGGATTGCCCTTGCATTGGTTCGAAAATTGACATTAAACGAGCCACCAGTTAAGATACTGTTTTTAATAGCTCGCCAGTTCAGATTACTAATAAAAATAAAAGCTTATCTTGACGACGGTCTGGCTGTTTCAGAAGCGAGCAAGAAACTAGGCATTCCTCCTTTTATTGGAAAAAAAGTGGCCGCACAGAGTAAAAATTTCAGTTATCAAGAGCTGCAGGATGCTGTTAAAGAGGTACAGCGGATTGATTATGCCATTAAAACAGGTCAACTGGAAGGTACTTTTGCCCTGGAGCGTTTAATAATGTCATTTGTTGACAAAATTGAAGCATAA
- a CDS encoding DUF1786 domain-containing protein, producing the protein MNSLLAVDIGSGTQDVLVYHPESEMENNIKMILPSQTQIVAKRIRECTQMGSDIFLSGYLMGGGASSKAIKEHLSYGYRVYATEEAALTLKDNLNKVKEIGVEIVESPPQNCDQIELKDIDISGLKEALALFEEELPADYALAVQDHGFAPDSSNRLFRFGHWEKFLKSGGYLADLIYDENSVPDYFTRMHAVMEAVQTQSVRSGHKVWITDTGAAAILGALEDNNVNREVTQNNGMIVNIGNQHTIAFLVVGQRVLGVFEHHTKKLTEEKLQHHLDRFVLGELSNEEVLEDKGHGCMRVPEADEHKFNFIAVTGPRRNLGKNLGYMAIPHGDMMLSGAFGLVRGVKNYVYRKDNLNVRK; encoded by the coding sequence ATGAACTCTTTATTAGCAGTTGATATTGGGAGTGGAACCCAGGATGTCCTTGTGTATCATCCAGAATCTGAAATGGAAAACAATATCAAGATGATTTTACCTTCTCAGACTCAAATCGTTGCCAAAAGAATTAGAGAATGTACCCAAATGGGATCAGATATTTTTCTAAGCGGTTATCTCATGGGGGGAGGAGCCTCTAGCAAAGCAATCAAAGAGCATTTAAGCTATGGTTACAGAGTATATGCAACTGAAGAAGCAGCCTTGACTTTAAAAGATAATTTAAATAAAGTTAAAGAGATAGGAGTTGAAATTGTTGAATCACCTCCACAGAATTGTGACCAAATTGAGTTGAAAGATATAGATATATCAGGATTAAAAGAGGCTTTGGCGTTATTTGAAGAAGAATTGCCAGCTGACTATGCTCTAGCTGTTCAGGATCATGGATTTGCCCCTGATAGCAGTAATCGGTTATTTAGATTTGGACACTGGGAAAAGTTTTTAAAATCGGGCGGTTATTTAGCGGATCTGATTTATGATGAAAATTCTGTACCAGATTACTTCACCAGAATGCATGCTGTTATGGAAGCTGTGCAAACTCAATCTGTTCGGTCCGGTCACAAAGTTTGGATAACAGATACAGGAGCAGCTGCAATTTTGGGGGCCTTAGAAGACAATAATGTAAATAGAGAAGTGACGCAAAATAATGGTATGATTGTTAATATTGGAAATCAACATACCATAGCCTTCTTAGTTGTAGGACAGAGAGTGCTAGGAGTTTTTGAGCACCATACCAAAAAATTAACAGAGGAAAAATTACAACATCACTTGGATAGATTTGTCCTGGGAGAGCTATCAAACGAAGAAGTGTTAGAAGATAAAGGACATGGTTGCATGCGAGTACCAGAAGCGGATGAGCATAAATTTAATTTTATAGCAGTCACAGGACCTAGAAGGAATCTTGGTAAAAACTTAGGTTATATGGCAATACCCCATGGGGATATGATGTTATCAGGAGCTTTTGGGCTTGTAAGGGGAGTTAAAAATTACGTTTATAGAAAGGATAATTTAAATGTCAGGAAATAA
- a CDS encoding DNA internalization-related competence protein ComEC/Rec2: MGLFLIFCINLISIWYWNRQLLPLYIGTDSQNSYDVEFIGKISGSPSTGANSIHYPVTITELSFVEQIDQLQQIEQVDQTFNSPLKVRMSLPKKDVDEQRELLPGNRVRGRANMVKPEGARNPGGFDYASYLKSRGKFHILYPQNPHNLEIIGESISLHRPGTLLSNNLTEIYLKNLDLEVSPWVIALTLGDLSYLNKQSITILDEAGARYLTAVSGLHMKIVALSLYNALLAIGIRKKCSVIVTLIVSLIYASAAGFSPSVMRAMLMLGLVLCSSLTTQKLSPLLALSLSLLVILAFSPFLIFNVGLQLSFIATLFIILIYPELKSTRNSITSFLIEPFKIALCAQLGVFPLILHHFGWVSFGSLLLAPFLAMVLAPLILAAMIFGLLVNLDLAFIPIQFLKVFIELTVRYLQTVIYLVAQYSFSLWGHWSGVQLVCYYISILVILIFKNSPLIIRPVKYLPLLAIFSMICLFISFLSPFNKTLDTYYLDVGQGNSAVIFTPKGQTILIDSGGVPLDSRFSDPGETVLLPFLRYYGEKTIDLVIITHAHTDHFAGLIAILDHVNISQVLIPELGNDTEEFEKLMEQLNNRNIPVNYVQDPGVIDLGSDATMEILHPNSPYLTGTNCDLNNNSIVTRLVWQETALFFPGDLEEEGERRLLNTISEDNLNSQVLKVPHHGSSTSSSLQFLEAIDPSVAIISVGNNSYGHPSLQLIEELESSGIRVFRTDKNGAVILNSNGRELQIKSYIEN, from the coding sequence GTGGGTCTGTTTTTAATATTTTGTATTAATTTAATTAGCATCTGGTATTGGAACCGCCAATTACTTCCCCTTTATATAGGTACAGATAGTCAAAATTCCTATGACGTAGAATTCATTGGGAAAATTTCTGGTTCTCCTAGTACAGGTGCTAATTCCATCCACTATCCTGTAACAATAACGGAATTAAGCTTTGTTGAACAAATAGACCAACTACAACAAATAGAACAAGTAGACCAAACCTTTAATTCACCTTTGAAAGTGCGTATGAGTTTACCGAAAAAGGATGTGGATGAACAAAGGGAATTACTACCAGGTAATCGGGTTCGAGGAAGGGCAAACATGGTTAAACCAGAAGGAGCTAGGAATCCTGGAGGTTTTGACTATGCCAGCTATCTAAAGAGCAGGGGTAAATTTCACATTCTATACCCTCAGAATCCACATAATCTTGAAATTATTGGTGAAAGTATTTCACTACATAGACCGGGAACTTTGTTATCGAACAATTTAACAGAAATTTATCTTAAAAACTTAGACCTTGAGGTTTCCCCCTGGGTAATTGCTCTTACCTTGGGGGATCTTTCATATTTGAATAAACAATCTATCACAATTCTAGATGAGGCTGGAGCGCGTTATTTAACTGCTGTATCCGGCCTTCATATGAAAATTGTGGCCCTTAGCCTATACAATGCATTACTTGCTATTGGGATTAGAAAAAAGTGCTCTGTAATAGTAACTTTAATTGTGAGTTTAATTTATGCCTCTGCAGCTGGTTTTTCACCTTCAGTAATGAGAGCTATGCTAATGCTTGGGCTAGTTTTATGTTCTTCTTTAACCACTCAAAAATTATCACCCCTCTTAGCACTTAGCTTAAGTTTATTGGTAATATTGGCTTTTTCGCCTTTTTTAATTTTTAATGTTGGTTTACAATTGTCCTTTATTGCTACTTTGTTTATCATTCTAATTTACCCAGAACTCAAATCAACACGCAACTCAATAACATCTTTTCTAATAGAACCTTTTAAAATTGCACTTTGTGCCCAATTAGGTGTATTCCCCTTAATTTTACACCACTTTGGCTGGGTGTCTTTTGGTAGTCTATTATTGGCTCCTTTTCTAGCAATGGTGTTAGCACCATTAATTTTGGCAGCTATGATTTTCGGGTTACTAGTTAATTTAGATCTAGCTTTTATACCAATCCAGTTTTTAAAAGTCTTTATTGAACTGACAGTGCGATACTTACAAACTGTAATCTACCTGGTCGCTCAGTATAGCTTTAGTTTATGGGGTCATTGGTCGGGGGTTCAATTAGTTTGTTATTATATATCCATACTTGTTATTCTCATTTTTAAAAATTCACCATTGATTATTCGGCCTGTTAAGTATTTACCCCTATTAGCTATTTTTTCAATGATATGTTTATTCATAAGCTTTCTAAGCCCCTTTAATAAAACCTTAGATACCTATTATCTGGATGTAGGCCAAGGTAACTCGGCCGTTATTTTCACACCGAAAGGACAGACAATTTTAATTGACAGTGGTGGAGTACCATTGGATAGTAGATTTTCTGATCCTGGTGAAACTGTACTATTACCATTTTTAAGATATTACGGTGAAAAGACAATTGATCTGGTTATTATAACTCATGCTCATACCGATCATTTTGCAGGTTTAATAGCTATATTAGACCATGTAAATATTTCCCAAGTGTTAATACCCGAGCTTGGGAATGATACTGAAGAATTCGAGAAATTGATGGAACAATTGAATAATAGAAATATTCCTGTTAACTATGTACAAGATCCCGGCGTTATAGATTTAGGATCTGATGCAACTATGGAAATATTACACCCGAATTCTCCCTATTTAACAGGGACAAATTGTGACTTAAACAATAACTCTATCGTAACCAGATTAGTATGGCAAGAAACAGCTTTATTTTTCCCAGGGGATTTGGAGGAGGAAGGAGAAAGAAGATTGTTGAATACAATTAGCGAAGATAATCTTAACAGCCAGGTACTAAAAGTCCCTCATCATGGCAGCTCAACTTCCTCATCTTTGCAATTTTTGGAGGCCATAGACCCGTCTGTTGCCATTATTTCAGTAGGTAATAACAGCTATGGCCATCCTTCACTACAATTGATAGAAGAACTTGAAAGTTCCGGGATTCGAGTGTTTCGAACTGATAAAAATGGGGCTGTGATATTAAACAGCAATGGGAGAGAATTACAGATCAAATCCTATATTGAGAATTAA
- a CDS encoding GlmL-related ornithine degradation protein, with protein sequence MGQEKLVAEVGSTTTVVSMYNEKGKLVAQGQSSTTVEAGDVLLGLNRAQEDLKQQLDQNGSFSGSLDDLEMYATSSAAGGLKMTVHGLVYDMTARASREAALGAGAVIHQVTAGELSQEDIDNTLEISPNIILLAGGVDYGEEKTVVNNARYIADSGIKAPIVYAGNVACQEKVVKILESAGLYVKAVENVYPTVDELNVEPARKAIQQIFQSHIVHAPGMEKIKERVNGSIMPTPGAVMEGAKRVADKIGDAMVIDVGGATTDVHSVTDGSQEMLDLTVAPEPRAKRTVEGDLGVYRNAKNLIDLMDESYFESGMSQEDMLNIIADWEPFPQNESEKHLLQLFAKIATFTAVDRHAGAIKYLYGPTGRQKIVKGKDLTKIRYVIGTGGALGRSKPGEKVIKELLKRYQPSKLTPPKDAQLILDSNYSLAAIGLLSVQAPEMADRIIENFAEHKAL encoded by the coding sequence ATGGGACAGGAAAAACTAGTAGCAGAAGTCGGCAGTACTACTACAGTTGTTTCAATGTATAATGAGAAGGGAAAGCTAGTAGCGCAAGGACAAAGTTCTACTACTGTTGAAGCAGGAGATGTCCTCCTGGGCTTGAATCGAGCCCAGGAGGATTTAAAACAACAACTGGACCAAAATGGAAGCTTCTCTGGATCTTTAGATGATTTAGAAATGTATGCTACTAGCAGTGCCGCTGGTGGTTTAAAGATGACAGTTCACGGTCTGGTTTACGATATGACAGCCCGTGCTTCTAGAGAAGCTGCATTAGGGGCAGGTGCCGTTATTCACCAAGTTACCGCCGGTGAATTATCCCAAGAAGATATAGATAACACTTTGGAGATTTCACCAAATATTATTTTACTGGCCGGTGGGGTGGACTACGGAGAAGAAAAAACTGTGGTAAATAATGCCCGTTATATAGCAGACAGTGGCATAAAAGCTCCTATAGTTTATGCTGGTAATGTAGCTTGTCAGGAAAAAGTGGTTAAAATTTTAGAATCTGCAGGCCTTTATGTGAAAGCTGTTGAAAACGTTTATCCTACCGTTGACGAGTTAAACGTGGAACCAGCCCGGAAAGCAATACAACAAATTTTCCAAAGCCATATTGTGCATGCTCCTGGAATGGAAAAAATTAAAGAAAGAGTTAATGGAAGTATTATGCCAACTCCAGGAGCTGTAATGGAAGGAGCCAAACGGGTAGCTGATAAAATAGGTGATGCTATGGTTATTGACGTAGGTGGTGCTACTACCGATGTCCACTCAGTTACAGATGGTTCGCAAGAAATGCTCGACTTGACTGTGGCACCTGAACCCAGGGCTAAAAGAACGGTAGAAGGTGACTTGGGTGTTTATAGAAATGCTAAGAATTTGATTGATTTAATGGACGAATCATATTTTGAGTCGGGGATGAGCCAAGAAGATATGTTAAATATCATTGCCGACTGGGAACCTTTTCCACAGAATGAATCGGAAAAACATCTATTACAATTGTTTGCAAAAATAGCTACCTTCACAGCAGTAGATAGACATGCCGGAGCTATAAAATATCTCTATGGGCCCACAGGACGTCAAAAGATAGTTAAAGGGAAAGATTTAACTAAAATTAGATATGTGATTGGCACTGGAGGAGCCTTAGGTAGGAGTAAACCTGGAGAAAAGGTTATAAAAGAGTTATTAAAACGTTATCAACCAAGCAAATTAACACCTCCAAAAGATGCGCAATTAATACTGGATAGTAACTATAGCTTGGCAGCTATCGGTTTGCTTTCAGTTCAAGCACCAGAAATGGCGGATAGAATCATAGAGAATTTTGCCGAACATAAGGCCTTGTAA
- the oraE gene encoding D-ornithine 4,5-aminomutase subunit OraE: MADNNNQNQKKQENLSTDEKLLIEDILHDLDKYRPKRKGWAWREEQGPRQVGPFNYKEVSKSLKNSVPLPAARSFQEIDPQPDCVITSEIASGRFEDDIRRMRMAAWHGADHMMVIRTAGQSHFDGLIEGTPEGVGGIPISRKQLRATRKGLDLIEEEVGRPLNLHSYVSGVSGPEIALLFAEEGVNGAHQDPQYNVLYRNVNMVRSFVDAAVAKNLMKSVDMLQIDGAHNANATAREAWKVMPELMVQHAINTAYSRRIGMPDELISLSSVPPTAPPAPALTYDLPYAVALRELFPKNNIRAQMNTKYIESDTREATVTHVLNLLISRLTRAEIQSTITPDEGRNVPWHHFSVQAVDTAKQALLGMDGLKDLVEIKRDGIVGERVRELKERAVLFFEEILETGGYFKAVEEGYFVDSGFYPERNGDGIQRDIDGGVGANTIVKRDEDYMAPVCEHFGYNNLPQEWDSPCEPVDGCTLCDHDKIAYIDELDDEDNVEKRLEKTEDYRKAEKKLIPEVEWAADRIACLTMFLPVSERVAEYAALEMVGKMGWEDAEVIHKYSMQPAEGTYVEVKGRVPHEINPSELDIPEPEELLPEDEIRDYVSENGMKVVAATVGEDEHSVGMREIIDIKHGGIEAFGIKTDYLGTSVPVEKVVDAAVEIDADAILISTIITHGDVHRENMKKLHQLCVEKGMRDKVILIGGGTQVNDDIAKESGLDAGFGRGTKGINVASYLVKQMKEDADSN, from the coding sequence TCGCCCTAAAAGAAAAGGTTGGGCCTGGAGAGAAGAGCAAGGCCCTAGGCAAGTGGGACCCTTTAATTATAAAGAAGTATCCAAATCACTTAAAAATAGTGTACCTCTACCAGCAGCTAGAAGTTTTCAAGAGATTGATCCTCAACCGGATTGTGTCATAACATCTGAAATTGCTTCTGGTAGATTTGAAGATGATATTCGTCGGATGAGAATGGCTGCCTGGCATGGTGCAGATCATATGATGGTGATTAGGACAGCCGGTCAGAGTCACTTCGATGGTTTGATTGAGGGAACACCTGAAGGAGTGGGTGGTATCCCTATCTCAAGAAAACAATTGAGAGCTACTCGCAAAGGGCTGGATTTGATTGAAGAGGAAGTGGGGCGTCCCCTCAATCTTCACTCATATGTTAGTGGAGTATCTGGACCAGAAATAGCTCTGCTATTTGCAGAAGAAGGTGTAAACGGTGCTCATCAGGACCCCCAATACAATGTTCTTTACAGAAATGTTAATATGGTTCGTTCCTTTGTCGATGCGGCAGTTGCTAAAAACTTGATGAAATCAGTGGATATGCTACAGATAGACGGTGCTCACAATGCCAACGCTACAGCCCGAGAAGCATGGAAAGTTATGCCTGAACTAATGGTACAACATGCTATTAACACAGCATATTCCAGGCGAATCGGAATGCCTGATGAATTGATTTCACTAAGTAGTGTGCCGCCTACTGCACCGCCAGCACCTGCGTTAACTTACGATTTACCCTATGCGGTAGCTTTGAGAGAGTTGTTCCCTAAGAATAATATTAGGGCTCAAATGAACACTAAATATATTGAATCAGACACTAGAGAAGCAACAGTCACTCATGTTCTGAACCTGCTTATCAGTCGATTGACTAGGGCAGAAATTCAGAGTACTATTACGCCAGATGAAGGTAGGAATGTGCCATGGCATCATTTCAGTGTGCAAGCTGTTGACACTGCAAAACAAGCCCTGTTGGGAATGGATGGCTTAAAAGACTTGGTAGAAATTAAGCGCGATGGCATTGTAGGAGAAAGAGTACGTGAACTAAAAGAACGAGCTGTACTCTTCTTTGAAGAAATTCTGGAAACGGGTGGTTATTTCAAAGCTGTTGAAGAAGGCTATTTTGTTGACTCCGGTTTTTATCCTGAACGCAATGGTGACGGTATTCAAAGAGATATCGACGGCGGAGTGGGTGCCAATACCATAGTAAAGAGAGACGAAGACTACATGGCACCTGTCTGTGAGCACTTTGGATACAATAACCTTCCTCAAGAATGGGATTCACCATGTGAGCCAGTTGATGGATGTACCCTATGTGACCATGATAAAATTGCTTATATTGATGAATTAGATGATGAAGACAACGTAGAAAAGAGATTAGAGAAAACTGAAGATTACCGTAAAGCTGAGAAAAAACTGATACCAGAAGTTGAATGGGCAGCAGATAGAATTGCATGCCTAACAATGTTCCTACCTGTTTCTGAGAGAGTTGCAGAATACGCAGCACTAGAAATGGTAGGTAAAATGGGTTGGGAAGATGCAGAAGTGATCCACAAATACAGTATGCAGCCGGCTGAAGGAACTTATGTTGAAGTCAAAGGTCGTGTACCTCATGAAATCAATCCATCTGAACTAGATATACCTGAACCGGAAGAACTGCTTCCTGAAGACGAGATTCGGGATTATGTATCAGAAAACGGCATGAAAGTAGTAGCTGCTACAGTAGGAGAAGATGAGCACTCCGTTGGTATGAGAGAAATCATTGATATCAAACACGGTGGAATCGAAGCTTTCGGTATCAAGACAGACTATCTGGGTACCTCAGTACCTGTAGAAAAAGTAGTTGATGCTGCAGTAGAGATTGATGCTGATGCCATCTTGATCAGTACAATTATTACACATGGTGATGTTCATAGAGAAAATATGAAAAAGTTACATCAGCTTTGTGTGGAAAAAGGAATGCGAGATAAGGTGATCTTGATAGGTGGAGGAACCCAGGTGAATGATGACATTGCAAAAGAATCCGGACTTGATGCTGGATTTGGAAGAGGTACAAAAGGAATTAATGTGGCAAGCTATCTTGTAAAACAAATGAAAGAAGATGCTGACTCCAATTAG
- the rnhA gene encoding ribonuclease HI, whose product MTNTNEDKKRVTIYTDGACSGNPGPGGWGAILLFNEHKKELSGSAENTTNQRMELYAAVQALKALKYPCNVELCSDSAYLVNCFQQGWWKKWQRNNWLTKSKKKVDNQDLWRELIELNDYHSIQWIKVKGHSDDELNNRADQLATEAIPDKS is encoded by the coding sequence ATGACTAATACAAATGAAGACAAGAAAAGAGTTACGATTTATACCGACGGAGCTTGCAGTGGCAACCCTGGTCCGGGTGGTTGGGGTGCTATTTTGCTTTTTAATGAACATAAAAAGGAATTATCAGGTTCTGCGGAGAATACTACCAATCAAAGAATGGAATTATATGCCGCAGTGCAGGCTCTGAAAGCATTGAAGTACCCGTGTAATGTGGAGCTATGTAGTGATAGCGCATATTTAGTTAATTGTTTTCAACAGGGCTGGTGGAAGAAGTGGCAGCGCAATAATTGGTTAACTAAATCAAAGAAAAAAGTGGATAATCAGGATTTATGGAGAGAACTCATTGAATTAAATGATTATCACTCAATTCAATGGATTAAGGTTAAAGGTCACAGCGATGATGAACTTAATAATCGAGCTGATCAATTGGCAACGGAAGCAATTCCTGACAAGAGTTAA